One Drosophila ananassae strain 14024-0371.13 chromosome XR, ASM1763931v2, whole genome shotgun sequence genomic window, attcACTTTGCTAATATGGCCACATACAGCCAAGTCTCATCCGGAATGGCATagtcggtttaaaaaaaaaaaagaaaagggtTTGTTCGTGGAGGTAGAAGGGATTCCAGGGGGGGGGTTCTATGTCCTAAAGGATCTGGACTCCACCAACCATAACCTGCGTAAAAAGTTCATACACGCAATGCCATAATTTTGTTGCACAGTGTTTGTTGCTAAACGgcaaaaaagtagaaaaaaaaaaaaacttaaagtcgTTTGACATTTGAATGCATTTTGAAATGTAATATCCTCCAGGGTTCGTTTATTAATttcccttctttttttttttgttttttagcttAGAGGTAGTAATAGGAGAGATTCATTaagtttataaatatttataatgaaaatgaataattatttttataatgattgttatttgattattttattgaggggagaaaaaaaaatgtattaaaggCTACTCTGAgtaggttttttttattagctttAGATTTtcgattatttttttgtttgtttttgtttaaattaatagttttatgatagctatttattgttattttaatattataagtaagctttaatttatttatggtgtaattctatttttttttaattattattaaatttttaagaacttttaaagaaactttttctcaaaaaatctcttatttctctttctaaaaatgtctaaaattttaataaatatatatatatatatatttttttttttttttttttttttttttttttttttttgggaaagagTATCTCCCTTATAGGCTTACTTTTTCCGACTTCCCCTGACTTTTTGTTTTCGTAATACTCGTATTTCCATAAGCCCCCAATGTTTTAGCATTTGTTGGCCGTCATTTAGTCCCTTTGGCCTTCAGTCAGTCTGTcattcagtcagtcagtcagtcattgAGTCAGTGAGTTGGGCCGTCAAGTTGGACGAGCAGTCGCATTTGCTGAAAAGTCGCTCTAGAAAATGCCTTTGCAACTCGTCATTGTCGTTGTTGCACCACATAGGGTAGGGAGTGGATAGAGAGTGGGTGGTTTTGGGTGGTTTGGATGGCTTTGGAGCCATGGCTGGCTACCCCTTCGTGTCGCTGGCATTGTCAATGCTTTCGACTTCCTTCCGCTGTGGCTAACAAATTCGAGCCGCGCATGCAGGCCAGGCAAACATAATCATCATTATtgctgcaatcagcatatttGGCAGGCTTAAAGTCACTCCTCGTTGTCCTGCGGGAAAAACACGGAAGCATTCTACATTCCACTCCTCTCTCTACCCTTCTCTCTACCCTGTGCCACTGCCACACTCCCCACTGGAGTCTTCGTTTAGTTGTGTGGTTATGCTTAATATCCGTCATCAAaatagttgttgtttttactGCAGCACCAGGGACCTGCAGCACCACAAAGCAAATgcacttcaaaaaaaattggcatttatttttaggaatatgtttttaataaaaaaaattgaacagAGGTGAAACAATGGTCCTAGACTTGaaaattgttgttattttcgtttcttaatttttatttttgtattatttaagtATGTTAAagtatatactttttttaaatattgcctttttaaagacaatatttattttttaaaacatcgTAAAAGTAATTAGAAAAGCAAGGGCTACTAGAATATActtattgaaaaattttatcgAAAAATAGCGATAGACTTTAGTTTATCGataaaaagtaatttttggaaaaaatacaaaacaaaagcctACTAGTTATTCTATTTTCTACTACTACTATTTTAATAAAGGTCTATTTGGTGTAGAAACATAAAATAAGACTAAATATAAGCCAGAAAAAGTTCTATAAATCACGAACTaagccttaaaaaatataaatatattttttttcttattaatttaacattagaaatatataaaacccCCTTTTTAAATCACATTATGCCACTCTATAGGCTaaagttatttttaatatcaccataaaatcaaaaattcttCGTCCAGTGCACTTGCGGCCTAGAACATAgagccccccccccccccccccccccccccccgggCCAAGGTAAGTGCGTGGGTTGACCCCTGACCCCACTATACTGGGGGTTAAAGCGAACTGCATGTTGCAAAAAGCAACCCAGACCCAGAACCAAACCAAAAGCCATAACCCGGACTCGAGCTCGAACCCCAGGACGAACTCCAAACAGAATGGAGCCAATACACAGGCATTatgcaaatattaaatatattgcTCAGTGCATGGCGCGATAAGAATCCATTGCGCAAAAATTAATTAGTCAATTTGCATGAAATTTATGGACAAAGCGCGAACAAACGAAACTGAGACCAAAACAACGCCAAAATGACGCTTAAAGGGGGATGGCTTCTCCGAAACATTGCTTCCCAAGCCTTTCCAACACCAGAGTTCGATATTAAATAGTGTTATTCAACACTAATCATAAAtgggaaatatatttttggaaaatctTTAAACATAGTAGTCTATGTCGTTTAGAATGTCCAGCTCCTTTAGCTCTGGGGGTTTCAAATTCATTCTAACGATTGATTCTGTGGAAGTAACATCtaagaaacaaataaattacaaaataaatattttgagaaaaaatcaagtgaaaaaaaaaataataataaaataaaataaaaattctaaaaagaaaaattctatttaaaaaaaaaaataaataagtaaattgATTTTCATGAAAAGtttcgaaatattttaaacgcCTGtgagcaaacaaaaaattattatattttgtggATAAAGAGAGCTTAGTTTTTGAACAAGTTTCTTCTTTTTAGTTAAGGTCTAACAAGTTTGgtaagtttaaataaaaagttgttatattattattaagatTATAAAATTATGCTTTATTTAGTAAGCTATTGAACCATTTTAGTTTGATTTTTAAACAGAGActttttaaattgtaaaaaatttattttctgtcTTTCTATTAAAGGATTTTTTAGCTGCTTagtataaacattttttagaaTTAtcggtaaataattttttttttaagtattaaCTTATAAAGAAAgactttttctttattatattagtttttaaaattaaaaatttgtatcttctacattttcttaaaatttaaaaaaaaaatattttttcctgATTCCTGcttacaaaataaatttatttgtaaaagccttttataactttttttatttttttattttaagactATAATTTATTCTTTTAAACTCAATTTATAGATTTGCGTTTCAAGAATCCCCCTAAGGATAACAATTAAAAACACTTGTAAAGTTaaggtatgtttttttttcttattctttttataatatttttttaattaataattaatacatttttttatctaGGATTTGTTAAAAGCTATTGCTtgaagtttaattttaaacttcGAAAACTCTATTTTTTGGTAAgaaaacttgttttttttcatatttttctttgatATTTAATCTCTTCTGATTTCGTCACTAGTATTTAAAATCTTGTAGCTTTGCCAGAGTTGCCACTTAGCTCttattttaaatacaattaaGCTGGCAACTCTGACACAAACTTTCCAACTGACAGGCAGAACTAATTCCCTTTCCAATCCCCACTAGAATCTTTTTGGAGAACCCTTCCATCATTCGAACAATGGCCTCCTTGCACTGGGACGTTAACTGCGATGGCTGTGGAAGCACCAGCCTCATCCACTACCGCTACAAGTGCCTCCGCTGTGCAGACTACGACCTCTGCAAGGTGTGTCACGAGAACGGAGTGGAAACGGGTGGCCATCAGCAGGAGCATCCGTTCCAGTGCCTCCTCGATCGGGAGGCGCGGGAGCTGCACTTTGCCGGCGAACCGATGCCGGACCTCTGCGCCGACAGCTTCACCTGTCCAATGTGCGGCGAGATGGGGCACTCCTCCTCGGACCTGGTGCGGCACGTGAACGAGCTGCATCACTCGGATCGAACGGCGGTGATATGTCCGCTCTGCGTGGCCCTGCCCTCGGCCCATCCGGACCGGCTGAACAACCTGGCCGGTCACTTGGCCATCATGCATCCGCCCAGCATCCTAAGGGGTCAGAACGCCTCTCCGGCGGAGGAGGATCCGCCCCGACCGCTGAGAACTGGCGGCGGGGGTGGCGGCAGTGTTTTAGGTTCTGGCGGAGATGGCCTCGGGAATGGAGGTCGTGGAAGAGGCGGCTTCGGCTTGGGAAGCGATGGCGAAGGAGGATTCTACGGCGGAGGCGGCTTTGGCTTGGGAAGCGGAGGTGTAGGAACCTTCGGTGGCAGCAGCAGTCTTTTCGGATTGGGTAGCGGCGGAGGGCTCTACGGCTCCGGTGGAGGCTTTGGCCTAGGAGGCGGCTTGGAAGGAAATGGAGGAGGATTCACCCTGGGAGGCAGTGGCGGAGGTGGCTTCACTTTGGGAGGAGggggcggtggcggcggaggaggaggaggcagcGCCGTAAGAGGAGCAGCAGAATCCGGAGGACGACGCACGGCAGGAGTGGTTCTCCGCATTGGAGGAGCTGCTGGTACCGGCCTGGGATCATCGGGACTGGCCACCCTTCTCGGGCAGCAGCCGGACGACGGGGGAGAGGACTTCGAGGGTTTCCACTGGAGTACCGGTATCTCACGGCCCCCTCGCGGCAGCGGAGATGCCGGTTGGAGGGGCGAGGAGGTGCCGCCCTTGGTACTCGGAGGAGGCGGAGTGGCCCGAAACGGTGGCGGAGGTGGCAGCCGCAGAGGAGCTGGCCGTGGCGTACGTGGTGGCCGCGTAGGAGTCCCTCCCCCGTATCCCACCAACCAGTCGCGTGATCCTGTGACCCTCCAGCTGAGCAGTGCCTCGGCCCTGGGCTCGGGCCAGGACTTGCCGATGGCGGACGCCGGGCCGGAGGCGCCGGACAACTCCCAGGTGCGTCACCTCAATCTTCCCATCGTCCAGGTGCCGCATGTGCGCTTCCTGCTGCCAGGATCTGCGCCGCTGGCCCTGGGCGAGGACCTCAGCGACAGCGATGGCCCGGAGGTCTAGGATTTTGAAGATGCCTGATGGCCAGAAGGACCAAAAAGatacacttttttttatattttatgtaccATTGTGTACTTATTGTACAATAGTACTGTTATGTACTTTTATGTACTAGTATACACTCTAACAAATATCGTTGCACAACGAAAGGAAACGCaaataaacacacacacttgaCAGAAGAGAAAGTTGTTGTGTTTGAAGAATTCTAGCTTCGAGACTTGCAGCTTCTAGCCTTGTAGCCTTCCTGCTTCTAGCCCTTAAGCCTCCAAACTCTAGCATCTATCTAACATTTCTAGCTCCCTGCCTTTAGTTTTTAAACTTTAGTTTCTAGCCTCAAGCCTCCAATTCCTAGACAGACTAGACTGGAAAATATATACCATCTTTCAATCTCCTACACTCGTCGGAATAGTTTCCATGTTCTATTAAGCATCTTTCTAGATTTTAGCCTCTACTTTCAATCTTCTAGTTCCTAGCCTCCAGCTTTTAGACCTTGAGTCTCCAGAACCTAGTTTCTAGCACCTATATATTAGCTCAGCTTTCCAGCTTCTAGTTTTATCTTCTAGTCTCTATCTTCTATTTTTCAGCCACTAGCTCTATAGACTCTAGTTCCTAGCCTCTAATATCTTGTCTCTAGCCATCTAGCCTTGAGACTTTAGTTTCCAGCCCCTAGTTTCTAGCATCCCCCTCAGAAGCTCTACCTTGAGCTCCCTGACTGTATCCTCTAGCTCTGTGGCCTTCCTATCTCTACTCTACTAGCTCtgctattaaaatttataaaaataccaTTACTCCCCCAGCccactattatttttttatttcttaaaaattaacttttaAATGCCAAAGCCCCCCTCCCTGTTTATTTCCTCTACCCTTTCCGATAACCAAAGAAAAGCCTTTTAAAAAGCTACCCCTttttcggtttcagtttcaatttcaatttcagttcttggcttttattttttgttgtatttttttccgcttgtttgttattttgtcTCAGCTATTTTGTAATTAGAAAAGTAGGCTCTCCAGCCCCCCTCCTTGGCACCCCGGCACCTCGACTAGTTAAGAGCCTGGCCTGGTCGGGACTCCTGATGCCAATGTCGCTGTAATCGGCTTAGAGGTGGAAACCCTTTGTCATTATAAAAGGATTTCAAGCTTGACAAAATTTCCATTCGTTCAGGGAACAGGGAGTTCAGGCCAGAGGCCTCTAAGAATATAAACATATACTGTTCTTAGTTAACTTTTGCCAGGAAAAGGGGCAACTAGTAGGAGGGGGGGGAGGAG contains:
- the LOC6505119 gene encoding uncharacterized PE-PGRS family protein PE_PGRS54 gives rise to the protein MASLHWDVNCDGCGSTSLIHYRYKCLRCADYDLCKVCHENGVETGGHQQEHPFQCLLDREARELHFAGEPMPDLCADSFTCPMCGEMGHSSSDLVRHVNELHHSDRTAVICPLCVALPSAHPDRLNNLAGHLAIMHPPSILRGQNASPAEEDPPRPLRTGGGGGGSVLGSGGDGLGNGGRGRGGFGLGSDGEGGFYGGGGFGLGSGGVGTFGGSSSLFGLGSGGGLYGSGGGFGLGGGLEGNGGGFTLGGSGGGGFTLGGGGGGGGGGGGSAVRGAAESGGRRTAGVVLRIGGAAGTGLGSSGLATLLGQQPDDGGEDFEGFHWSTGISRPPRGSGDAGWRGEEVPPLVLGGGGVARNGGGGGSRRGAGRGVRGGRVGVPPPYPTNQSRDPVTLQLSSASALGSGQDLPMADAGPEAPDNSQVRHLNLPIVQVPHVRFLLPGSAPLALGEDLSDSDGPEV